AAATGCTAAGTTAAATACTTCTTGTTCACCTCCTCCTCTTACTTCTACAGAAGTTACTGCCGCAGCTTCTGTTCCTTCCTCATTAAGTTCAATAAACGCTTTCGATTTCACTTCATTAATATAAAGGTTCGGTGGTATAGATGCAATGCCAGAAAAGTCTGCTTCTGATGGATCAAATGCTTTCTTCACCCCAAGATCTATTAACATATCCTTCAACTGATGCTCTACCGCGATTGAAAACTTCGGAACTTTTATTACCCCATAGCTCTCTTCATTTGGTACTTCCCACTTTACATCTTTATTGGATATCTCTTTTATTATGTCACGCAACTTCTCTTTCTCCCGAGGAAGTAGTAAATCCATACAAAAACTACGCTGATCCCCATAAAAAAGACGGACAGTCTCATATTTTTCCGTCTTTTTATACATGATGTAATCTCTTTTAAGCATAAAAGGAATTTCAACACTTATACCTTCACTTGTTGTAAACCGTTCTGTTGATGTGAGATCACGGTCAAACGGTTTGCTCCACTCTCCATAGAAATACACAGCATTTAGTAAAAGCATCAGCGTACTTTCATCAATTGTATCTACCATATCTCTTATTTTCCCAGCAGTTTGCTCCCTCACCCAATTATTAATCGATTCCTTCGTTGTTAAATAATCAATTTTTGCTTCAAATTGTTTCTCAAGTATCTGTTTAAACCCTTGAAAAAATTCATTTTCTTCTCTCATCCATAATGAATTTGCTACAGTAACTTCAATCGTTTCTTCATTCTTTAACCTTTTATGATAGTCTTTATAAAACTGAAAGATTTCCTCTTCCTTAATTTTAATTAACCCTATAGTTTCTAGAAGCTCATTTTTCGTTTCTCCCTTTGTACCAACTAACGTCATCATTAGTGCTTCAATCAAACTATAAGGACTAATTAATACATTATCTTTTTTTTCAAACAATTTATAAAGGAACTGACTACTGATTTGATTGATACGTTTTGGAAATTCACACTGAAAATGACCATCACATTCTCTTTTTTCTTCTGACATATTGAATATCCCACCTCTTCCCATAAATCAAAGCCACTATTAATAAATATGATATTCAGCGTTCCTAATGCTTAAAAGAAAACCCCCTTATGACCTTAGTCAAAAGGGGGAAGCGTTTTATGATAAATGAAGAACGGTTACTTTTTCATTCATCATTGATTCAATACTACGGCCAACACTTTTAATACCTTGACCTGACTCTTCACACCTAGAAAAGGAAAGTGATCACTCCCCGAGACGTAACGATTAAAACATGTGAATACTCTTAAACAATTCATAGAAATACAGAAAATATAAAATGGCATGTGTGTAAATATGACTAACAGAAGAATGTATAAAGAAAGAGTTAAAGGAAAAAATTGAACTTTAAAAAAATTGGATCGATATATGTAGAAGATTATTAATAGGAGGGGTTAAAAGTACTTGAAATATATGGTGATCAATTAGAAGGATTACTACATTTTTAGACAAAATAAAAAGACCTGTTCAATACAAGTCTAAAAAAAATGGTGAGCCATGAAGGACTCGAACCTTCGACCCTCTGATTAAAAGTCAGATGCTCTACCAACTGAGCTAATGGCTCGCAGTATTTGCGATGATGTTATCTCATCAAGCTTACGGACGATGTAACACTTCGTTGTCGTACCTGTTTCTTCCTCTGCTAGCTTGTCTTCGATGCCTAATGCGTCGAAACAACTCGCAGCGGTTTCGTGATGTAAATGCTCGTAACTGAGCTAATGGCTCGCAGTGTTTGCGATGATGATATCTCATGAAGCTTACGGACGATGTAACACTTCGTTGTCGTACCTGTTTCTTCCTCTGCTAGCTTGTCTTCGATGCCTAATGCGTCGAAACAACTCGCAGCGGTTTCGTGATGTAAATGCTCGTAACTGAGCTAATGGCTCGCAGTATTTGCGTTGATGTTTCTTCTAATCTATTCTATTTATTAATGAAAATGGTGACCCGTAGGGGATTCGAACCCCTGTTACCGCCGTGAAAGGGCGGTGTCTTAACCACTTGACCAACGGGCCTTTTTACAATTTAATAATAATGGCGGAGAAGGAGGGATTTGAACCCTCGCGCCGCTTACACGACCTACACCCTTAGCAGGGGCGCCCCTTCAGCCACTTGGGTACTTCTCCATAAAAATGGCTCCACAGGTAGGACTCGAACCTACGACCGATCGGTTAACAGCCGATTGCTCTACCACTGAGCTACTGTGGAATGGTGGGCCTGAGTGGACTCGAACCACCGACCTCACGCTTATCAGGCGTGCGCTCTAACCAGCTGAGCTACAGGCCCATTTAAAAAAATGGAGCGAGTGATGAGAATCGAACTCACGACATCAGCTTGGAAGGCTGAGGTTTTACCACTAAACTACACCCGCATATAATTTTGTTAAGACTTCAATTGCTTACCACGCTCTACCATGTCTCTTCCTCTACTAGCTAAGCTATCGTAGCTGTTTCCGTCGAGACAACTCCAAGAGTTTGTAAACACTGAATATTGAACGTTGCTTCTTCCTCTTCAAGTTTCGCTTCGGAGAATTATCCGTCGAAGCAGCACGCTGCAACTTCAATGATGTATTGCTTTGCGGCTGGAGGTTTTACCACTAAACTACACCCGCATATTTTAAAAAATGGCGCGCCCGAGAGGAGTCGAACCCCTAACCTTTTGATCCGTAGTCAAACGCTCTATCCAATTGAGCTACGGGCGCTTATGGAGCGGAAGACGAGATTCGAACTCGCGACCCCCACCTTGGCAAGGTGGTGTTCTACCACTGAACTACTTCCGCATAAATGGCAGGGCTAGCAGGATTCGAACCTGCGAATCACGGAATCAAAATCCGATGCCTTACCGCTTGGCTATAGCCCTTTAAAATATTATATGGGGCGGCTGATGGGAATCGAACCCACGAATGCCGGAATCACAATCCGGTGCGTTAACCACTTCGCCACAACCGCCACAAGATTTTAAATTTGGCAGGGGTAGTAGGAATCGAACCCACATCAAAGGTTTTGGAGACCTTCGTTTTACCATTAAACTATACCCCTATAAGATGGTGGAGGGGGAGAGATTCGAACTCCCGAACCCTGAGGGAGCGGATTTACAGTCCGCCGCGTTTAGCCACTTCGCTACCCCTCCACGTTTTTCTTGACGATAAACTGCGAATCTCTTCGTCAGCTACGTTCGACTCCATTTATCACGTACAGAAGTACGCTCAAACGTCATCTCACTTGCTTCCTTGACCTTCTTGTTTCTCGTCAAGAAAACAATTTTTTATACTGCGAATCTCTTCGTCAGCTACTAATTTAAATGGCGGTCCCGACGGGAATCGAACCCGCGATCTCCTGCGTGACAGGCAGGCATGTTAACCGCTACACCACGGGACCAGGTAAATATGGCGGAGGAGGAGGGATTCGAACCCCCGCGGGCCGTGAAGCCCCTGTCGGTTTTCAAGACCGATCCCTTCAGCCGGACTTGGGTACTCCTCCGTATAATATTGGTAGCGGCGGAGGGAGTCGAACCCACGACCTCACGGGTATGAACCGTACGCTCTAGCCAGCTGAGCTACACCGCCACAATATAAAAACAAAAATAATGATAAAAATCAATTGGTGGAGCCTAGCGGGATCGAACCGCTGACCTCCTGCGTGCAAAGCAGGCGCTCTCCCAGCTGAGCTAAGGCCCCATATAAAAAGCCCAGCAACGTCCTACTCTCACAGGGGGAGAGCCCCCAACTACCATCGGCGCTGGAGAGCTTAACTTCCGTGTTCGGCATGGGAACGGGTGTGACCTCTCCGCTATCGTCACTGGACTTATGAAATTGAGAAGTATTGTACTCTCAAAACTAGATAACATTTGACTGATGACCTTCGGTCTGAAGGTTAATGTAATACTTTGGTTAAGCCCTCGATCGATTAGTATCTCTCAGCTCCACGTGTTGCCACGCTTCCACATGAGACCTATCAACCTCATCATCTCTGAGGGATCTTACTCACTTGACGTGATGGGAAATCTCATCTTGAGGGGGGCTTCATGCTTAGATGCTTTCAGCACTTATCCCGTCCACACGTAGCTACCCAGCTATGCTCTTGGCAGAACAACTGGTACACCAGCGGTGTGTCCATCCCGGTCCTCTCGTACTAAGGACAGCTCCTCTCAAATTTCCTACGCCCGCGACGGATAGGGACCGAACTGTCTCACGACGTTCTGAACCCAGCTCGCGTACCGCTTTAATGGGCGAACAGCCCAACCCTTGGGACCTACTTCAGCCCCAGGATGCGATGAGCCGACATCGAGGTGCCAAACCTCCCCGTCGATGTGGACTCTTGGGAGAGATTAGCCTGTTATCCCCAGGGTAGCTTTTATCCGTTGAGCGACGGCCCTTCCATACGGTGCCGCCGGATCACTAAGCCCGACTTTCGTCCCTGCTCGACCTGTATGTCTCGCAGTCAAGCTCCCTTATGCCTTTGCACTCTGCGAATGATTTCCAACCATTCTGAGGGAACCTTTGGGCGCCTCCGTTACTTTTTAGGAGGCGACCGCCCCAGTCAAACTGCCCACCTGACACTGTCCCTGAACCGGATCACGGTCCGAGGTTAGAATTCCAGTACAGCCAGGGTAGTATCCCACCGACGCCTCCACCGAAGCTAGCGCTCCGGCTTCCAAGGCTCCTACCTATCCTGTACAAGCTGTACCAAAATCCAATATCAAGCTACAGTAAAGCTCCATGGGGTCTTTCCGTCCTGTCGCGGGTAACCTGCATCTTCACAGGTAATATAATTTCACCGGGTCTCTCGTTGAGACAGTGCCCAAATCGTTGCACCTTTCGTGCGGGTCGGAACTTACCCGACAAGGAATTTCGCTACCTTAGGACCGTTATAGTTACGGCCGCCGTTTACTGGGGCTTCAATTCAGAGCTTCTCCCTAATGGGATAACCCCTCCTCTTAACCTTCCAGCACCGGGCAGGTGTCAGCCCCTATACTTCGCCTTGCGGCTTGGCAGAGACCTGTGTTTTTGATAAACAGTCGTTTGGGCCTATTCACTGCGGCTCTCTCGGGCGTAAACCCTAATAGAGCACCCCTTCTCCCGAAGTTACGGGGTCATTTTGCCGAGTTCCTTAACGAGAGTTCTCCCGCGCGTCTTAGAATTCTCTTCCCGCCTACCTGTGTCGGTTTGCGGTACGGGCACCAGTCACCTCGCTAGAGGCTTTTCTAGGCAGTGTAGGATCAGGAACTTCGCTACTAAAATTTCGCTCGCCATCACAGCTCAGCCTTACGGTAAGCGGATTTACCTACTTACCAGCCTAACTGCTTGGACACGGACATCCAATGCCGTGCTTACCCTACCTTCCTGCGTCCCCCCATTGCTCAAATGGTGACGTGGTGGTACAGGAATTTCAACCTGTTTTCCATCGCCTACGCCTTTCGGCCTCGGCTTAGGTCCCGACTAACCCTGAGCGGACGAGCCTTCCTCAGGAAACCTTAGGCTTTCGACGGAGGGGATTCTCACCCCTCTTTTCGCTACTCATACCGGCATTCTCACTTCCAAGCGCTCCACCCATCCTCTCGGTTGAGCTTCAACGCCCTTGGAACGCTCCCCTACCACTGTCCGTAAGGACAATCCATAGCTTCGGTGATACGTTTAGCCCCGGTACATTTTCGGCGCAGAGTCACTCGACCAGTGAGCTATTACGCACTCTTTCAATGGTGGCTGCTTCTAAGCCAACATCCTGGTTGTCTAAGCAACTCCACATCCTTTTCCACTTAACGTATACTTGGGGACCTTAGCTGATGGTCTGGGCTGTTTCCCTCTTGACTACGGATCTTAGCACTCGCAGTCTGACTCCCGAGGATAAGTATTTGGCATTCGGAGTTTGACTGAATTCGGTAATCCTGTGGGGACCCCTAGTCCAATCAGTGCTCTACCTCCAATACTCTTCCCTCGAGGCTAGCCCTAAAGCTATTTCGGGGAGAACCAGCTATTTCCGAGTTCGATTGGCATTTCACCCCTACCCACACCTCATCCCCTCACTTTTCAACGTGAGTGGGTTCGGGCCTCCATCCAGTGTTACCTGGACTTCACCCTGGACATGGGTAGATCACACGGTTTCGGGTCTACAACCACGTACTCATTCGCCCTATTCAGACTCGCTTTCGCTGCGGCTCCGTCTCTTCAACTTAACCTTGCACGTAATCGTAACTCGCCGGTTCATTCTACAAAAGGCACGCCGTCACCCATTAACGGGCTCCGACTACTTGTAGGCACACGGTTTCAAGATCTCTTTCACTCCCCTCCCGGGGTGCTTTTCACCTTTCCCTCACGGTACTGGTTCACTATCGGTCACTAGGGAGTATTTAGCCTTGGGAGATGGTCCTCCCAGATTCCGACGGGGTTTCACGTGTCCCGCCGTACTCAGGATCCACTCCGGAGGAAACGAAGTTTCGACTACAGGGCTTTTACCTTGTCCCGCGGACCTTTCCAGGTCGCTTCATCTACTCCGTTTCTTTGTAACTCCGTATGGAGTGTCCTACAACCCCAAGAGGCAAGCCTCTTGGTTTGGGCTAGTTCCGTTTCGCTCGCCGCTAC
The Bacillus shivajii DNA segment above includes these coding regions:
- a CDS encoding serpin family protein yields the protein MSEEKRECDGHFQCEFPKRINQISSQFLYKLFEKKDNVLISPYSLIEALMMTLVGTKGETKNELLETIGLIKIKEEEIFQFYKDYHKRLKNEETIEVTVANSLWMREENEFFQGFKQILEKQFEAKIDYLTTKESINNWVREQTAGKIRDMVDTIDESTLMLLLNAVYFYGEWSKPFDRDLTSTERFTTSEGISVEIPFMLKRDYIMYKKTEKYETVRLFYGDQRSFCMDLLLPREKEKLRDIIKEISNKDVKWEVPNEESYGVIKVPKFSIAVEHQLKDMLIDLGVKKAFDPSEADFSGIASIPPNLYINEVKSKAFIELNEEGTEAAAVTSVEVRGGGEQEVFNLAFNHPFLFRICDCTNETVHFVGYVANPRNQG